From Rhodovibrio salinarum DSM 9154:
TCGATCGACAAGGTTGCGATCGGACGCGCTTCAAGACGGCGGATCGCGATCGGCTCGTCGGTCTCCTCGCAGTAGCCGTAGGTGCCGTCCTCAATCCGCTGCAACGCCTCGTCGATCTTGGAGATCAACTTGCGCTCCCGGTCGCGGGTGCGCAGCTCTAGCGAACGATCAGTTTCAGCGGAAGCACGGTCGGCGATGTCGGGCTCCGACAGACCGCCGTCCTGCAGACTTTCCAGCGTCTCGTGCGACTCCCGCAACAACGAGTCCTTCCAGGCCAGCAGCTTCTGGCGAAAGTATTCCTGCATCTTCTCGTTCATGAAGGGCTCGTCCTCGCTGGGACGATACTCCGTGGGCAGAGTCACAGACATCACGTGAACGACGTCCCCTCGTTAAAAACACGCTCCCGGATCACCGGGGTCGGCGCGGCGCAGTATATGATTTTTTACCCACGCCACAAGCCTCTTTCACGTCGTAGGGAAGACGGGCATGCACTTGAAATAGAAAGGTTTTGTGACAACCGTGAGCGTCGGCGCAACGCTAGCCGAACGCCTGCCTATCCACATCTTCCCGACACCTCTGGATAGGCGCGGCCATCCCCCCAGACCCGTGGTTTGCGTGAAACAAGGGGGCGGGCCCGACGTGCTGGCGGGTGAGGCAACCGTTCAGCGGCGCAGTTTGGCCAGTTCCACGTGCGCGCGCAGTTCGATTTCGTCGAGAATCTCGTTCAAGTCCGGATCGTCGATCTCGCCCCGGGCCTGGTCCACTTCGTCGGCCAAACGGCGCACGGTATCCGGCGCCATACGCCCCATCAGCAGACCGTCGCGCAGTTCCTCCAGACGCTGCAGCAGACGTTCGCCGTGCTGACGACCGCGCTCGCGCGCATCATCGGCGTTGGCTGGGATCTCCTGCAGACTGAGCAGCGCTCCTGCCCCGGCGACCCCCGCCGAACGGCTGCCTTCCGCCGCGCTCGCCGCGCCATTGGAGGCATTCAGACTGTCGCCAAAGCCCCCATCTGTCCCCTGCGACTTGTCCTTGCGGCGCAGCGGCGTGGGGGTATGGAGGGACGACCGTTCGATCTTCATGGAGACTCGCTCAAGTGCCCGTGGGCGGGACGCCGACCGTGCAGCCCCTGTTTGAGGGACCCAGCCAGACGGCGATGCAGGCGGAAAACTACGCCTTCTGTCTGCATGCACCAAGCTGCGCCGTGCGCAGTTAATGCGTGGTAAATGCTGCTTGGTTAAGCCCACCGATCGGCAATCGCCGCCCGGCAAGTTTTACCCGCTAGACGGCCCTGCCCCGTTGATCACGACCGGCCAGCACCGAGCAGAAGGCCCAGATTCCGGGCGTTCTTAACCACACGTACGCGTTGGCACGCAAATCGCATAAGACAGCGCAGTCACGGGTGTGGATTCCCACGCACCCCGATACGAGCGAACCTTCGAGGACCTTGTCCATGCCGCGCCTGTCCCGTCCGATCCGTTGCGTCGCCGTCGTTTGCGCGCTGGCCCTGGTTGGCCTGTGGTCGGCTGGCGCAAGCGCGCAATCGCGCATCAAGGACATCACGCAGGTGGAAGGCGTGCGCGACAACGTGCTGGTCGGCTACGGCCTGGTCGTCGGCCTGAACGGCAGCGGCGACGACCTGGACGACAGCCCGTTCACCCGCGAAAGCCTGATCGGCATGCTGCAACGCTTGGGCGTCAACGCGCGCAGCCAGGACCTGGAGACCGAGAACATCGCGGCGGTGATGGTGACCGCCGACCTCCCCCCGTTCACCCGCCGCGGCTCGCGCATCGACGTTTCGGTTTCCTCTCTGGGAACGGCGGAGAGCCTTCTGGGGGGCACCCTGCTGGTGACACCGCTGCTGGGCGCCGACGGCGAGGTTTACGCCGTCGCCCAGGGACCCGTGAACGTCAGTGGCTTCTCCGCCGGAGGTGCGGCGCAGCAGGTCGTCAAAGGCGTGCCGACCGCTGGGCGGATTCCCAACGGCGCGATCATCGAACGTGAAATCGACTTCCAGTTGGGCTCGCTCAGTACCGTCCACCTGCAGCTGCGCAACCCGGACCTGACGACCGCGCGGCGGGTGGCGAGCGCGATCAATCAGTTCGTCGGCGAACCGGCGGCGAGCTCGCTCGACCCGGCAACCGTGCGCATTGACGTGCCGGAAAACTACGCGGGCGACACCATCGGCTTGCTGACCGACGTCGAGCAGCTGCCGATCTCCCCCGACCAGGTGGCGAAGGTCGTGATCGACGAAAGCTCGGGCGTGATCGTGATGGGCTCGAACGTGCGCATCTCTACCGTGGCGATCGCCCAGGGCAACCTAACGATCCGCGTCACCGAGACGCCGCAGGTCAGCCAGCCAGGGCCGTTCGCCCAGCAGGGCCAGACCGAGGTTGTTCCGCGCACCGATGTCGAGATCGACGAGGAAGAAGACAACAAGATGGCTGTGCTGCCCGCTGGCGTGACCTTGCAGCAGCTGGTCGATGGGCTGAATGCGCTGGGTGTCGGACCACGCGACATGATCGCGATCCTGCACGCCATCAAGGCGGCGGGCGCCCTGCAAGCCGAGATCGAGGTGCTGTAATGAGCCCGTTCACCAAAGCTGCCGTCGATCCCGCGCTGCTCGCCCAACAGGGCAAGGCCAGCGCCGGCAAGGCCGCAGCCGCCGTCAAACGCGGCGCGTCTGCGGGGAACGAGGCTGCTGCGGCAAAGGCCGCGCAGGATTTCGAGGCAATGTTCATCGCCCAGATGCTGAAGCCGATGTTCCAGGGGCTAAGCACCGAGGGAATGTTCGGCGGCGGCAAGGGCGAAGAGATGTACCGCAGCCTGCTGGTCGAAGAATACGGCAAGACGATCGCCCAGGCCGGCGGCGTCGGAATTGCCGATCAGGTCAAGGCCGAGATGCTGAAGCTCCAGGAGGTCAAGTAACCATGTCGCATTCTACCGCCCCCATCGGCCCCTCCTCCGCGGATGCGGATACGGCCGCAGATACGGCGGATGACCGCAACCTGCCTGAAGGGCCGGGCGAGCCGGCGGAGGTGATCGATCTGCTGGAGACGACCCTGCGTTTGATCGATGTCCTGGAAGCGGAGATCGAAATGCTACGCGGCATGCGACCAGAGGAAATGCAGGCCCTGCAGCAAGACAAGATCGTGCTTGCCGCCGCCTACGAATCACAACTTCAACGGCTTAGCGACCATCCGGAGATTGCCGACAGCCTCTCCGAAGAGCTGCGCGCCGAACTGAAGGAAGCGACCGACTCCTTCCAGGAAGTCCTGGCCGCCAACGAGCGCGCCCTGCGCGCCGCAAAGGCAGCGACCAAGGGCGTGCTCAAGACCGTGGTCGACACGGCCAACCGTCAGGACCCACGCGTTAGCTACAACACGGACGGCCGCCCGTCCCACCGCAATCCGCGCGCTCCCCACGCTGTGTCGGTAGACCAGCGCCTGTAAGCGCGCATCGACGAAGACCCATACATACGACCAGGCCGCCATGTAGGCGGCCTTCCCAGGAGCGATCAGGATGTCCTTGTCAGGCTCACTGTTCTACGCCGTTTCAGGCCTGCAAACCGCGCAACGTCAGATCAACGTGACGAGCGGCAACGTCTCGAACGCCAACGTCGAGGGCTACAGCAAGCAGACGGCCGCCGCCATAACTCAGCTGGTTGATGGCAAGAATTCCGGCGTCGACATTGGACAGATCCGCCGCGAAGTGAACAGCTACCTCGACAGCGAGGTCATGCAGTCGCGCACCGAGCTGGGCGCGCTCAACACCCGCAGCGAGTATCTGGGCCGCATTGGCGATATGTTCGGAACGCTGTCCAGCGACAGCACCTTGTCGAACAGCCTCAACAGCCTGTCCTCTGCGCTCGAAGCGCTGTCGGTCGAACCAGA
This genomic window contains:
- a CDS encoding flagellar basal body P-ring protein FlgI, with the protein product MPRLSRPIRCVAVVCALALVGLWSAGASAQSRIKDITQVEGVRDNVLVGYGLVVGLNGSGDDLDDSPFTRESLIGMLQRLGVNARSQDLETENIAAVMVTADLPPFTRRGSRIDVSVSSLGTAESLLGGTLLVTPLLGADGEVYAVAQGPVNVSGFSAGGAAQQVVKGVPTAGRIPNGAIIEREIDFQLGSLSTVHLQLRNPDLTTARRVASAINQFVGEPAASSLDPATVRIDVPENYAGDTIGLLTDVEQLPISPDQVAKVVIDESSGVIVMGSNVRISTVAIAQGNLTIRVTETPQVSQPGPFAQQGQTEVVPRTDVEIDEEEDNKMAVLPAGVTLQQLVDGLNALGVGPRDMIAILHAIKAAGALQAEIEVL
- the dksA gene encoding RNA polymerase-binding protein DksA, translating into MSVTLPTEYRPSEDEPFMNEKMQEYFRQKLLAWKDSLLRESHETLESLQDGGLSEPDIADRASAETDRSLELRTRDRERKLISKIDEALQRIEDGTYGYCEETDEPIAIRRLEARPIATLSIEAQERHERLERTQRDD
- a CDS encoding flagellar protein FlgN; its protein translation is MSHSTAPIGPSSADADTAADTADDRNLPEGPGEPAEVIDLLETTLRLIDVLEAEIEMLRGMRPEEMQALQQDKIVLAAAYESQLQRLSDHPEIADSLSEELRAELKEATDSFQEVLAANERALRAAKAATKGVLKTVVDTANRQDPRVSYNTDGRPSHRNPRAPHAVSVDQRL
- a CDS encoding rod-binding protein gives rise to the protein MSPFTKAAVDPALLAQQGKASAGKAAAAVKRGASAGNEAAAAKAAQDFEAMFIAQMLKPMFQGLSTEGMFGGGKGEEMYRSLLVEEYGKTIAQAGGVGIADQVKAEMLKLQEVK
- a CDS encoding flagellar assembly protein FliX: MKIERSSLHTPTPLRRKDKSQGTDGGFGDSLNASNGAASAAEGSRSAGVAGAGALLSLQEIPANADDARERGRQHGERLLQRLEELRDGLLMGRMAPDTVRRLADEVDQARGEIDDPDLNEILDEIELRAHVELAKLRR